A genomic segment from Pseudomonas sp. S09G 359 encodes:
- a CDS encoding cytochrome b: protein MPWKNSDTRYSTMSIALHWLMVVLLAVVYACIELRGQFPKGSGARTLIVEMHFMFGLTVFVLVWLRLFARSLGVAPKIVPAPPQWQALLATLMHFALYALMIGMPIAGWLIVSAEGHSVMFYGMELPPLIGEDKALAKTIEGWHVLFGKIGYWLIGLHALAGIFHHYVMRDNTAMRMMPGGRGIASGGMGSANKSVD, encoded by the coding sequence ATGCCGTGGAAAAACTCCGATACGCGCTACAGCACCATGTCGATTGCGTTGCACTGGTTGATGGTGGTGTTGCTGGCGGTGGTCTACGCCTGCATTGAGTTACGCGGCCAATTTCCCAAAGGCAGCGGTGCGCGAACGTTGATCGTTGAAATGCACTTTATGTTCGGCCTCACCGTGTTTGTGCTGGTGTGGCTGCGCCTGTTCGCGCGCAGCCTGGGGGTGGCGCCGAAGATTGTGCCGGCGCCGCCGCAGTGGCAAGCCCTGCTGGCCACGCTGATGCACTTTGCGCTGTATGCGCTGATGATTGGTATGCCGATTGCGGGTTGGCTGATCGTCAGTGCCGAAGGGCATTCGGTGATGTTCTACGGCATGGAGTTGCCGCCGTTGATCGGCGAGGACAAGGCGCTGGCCAAGACGATTGAAGGCTGGCACGTGCTGTTCGGCAAGATTGGTTACTGGCTGATCGGGCTGCATGCGTTGGCGGGGATTTTTCATCACTATGTGATGCGCGATAACACCGCGATGCGCATGATGCCGGGTGGCAGGGGGATTGCTTCCGGTGGCATGGGATCCGCCAACAAATCTGTCGACTGA
- a CDS encoding spirocyclase AveC family protein — protein sequence MIKHGNIFGVVMWSDIYKVSKVIKQPLVAWAIIGLFFAGLQTYVFTSWLLFSDLMPFSTGADGVPFETKVSAWVTQFNVVFLLVLCVLYNVIKSVREGKVAWDFLLVGGGLSAGWLDTVINFFNPLVIYNAYLINWGSWNSFIPGWFSNGGNLTPEPIVFVLGLYGWWFVLFGMVLCATLRVIKRFWPKCNALGMVFSGFLLLAVLDFVLELFFVFPGLYAFNIVIPNLTLWSGKAYQIPIYAPLIIAAICTPIGLLRFQAQ from the coding sequence ATGATAAAGCATGGGAATATATTCGGTGTTGTAATGTGGTCGGATATTTATAAAGTTTCGAAAGTGATTAAGCAGCCTTTGGTGGCTTGGGCTATTATAGGGTTATTTTTTGCGGGGTTGCAGACTTATGTATTTACATCTTGGTTGCTTTTTTCCGACCTCATGCCTTTTTCCACGGGCGCTGATGGAGTTCCATTCGAAACCAAGGTGTCGGCTTGGGTTACTCAGTTTAATGTGGTTTTTTTGTTGGTTTTGTGTGTTCTGTATAACGTTATAAAATCGGTTAGAGAAGGCAAGGTTGCTTGGGATTTTTTGCTGGTTGGTGGGGGGCTGTCAGCAGGCTGGTTAGATACGGTGATTAATTTTTTCAATCCATTAGTGATCTACAATGCTTATCTGATCAATTGGGGTAGTTGGAATTCATTTATTCCAGGCTGGTTTTCTAATGGAGGTAATCTTACGCCTGAGCCAATAGTGTTTGTGCTGGGATTATATGGCTGGTGGTTTGTCCTGTTTGGTATGGTTTTATGTGCGACCCTACGCGTTATAAAACGGTTTTGGCCAAAATGTAATGCGCTCGGTATGGTGTTTTCAGGTTTTTTATTGCTCGCGGTTCTAGACTTTGTATTGGAGTTGTTTTTCGTATTTCCGGGGTTGTACGCCTTCAATATTGTTATCCCGAATTTGACTCTGTGGTCTGGTAAGGCCTATCAAATACCTATCTACGCGCCACTGATAATCGCTGCAATCTGCACCCCCATTGGATTGTTGCGTTTTCAGGCTCAGTAG
- the pdhA gene encoding pyruvate dehydrogenase (acetyl-transferring) E1 component subunit alpha, producing the protein MSTFRNSSRYTHYLRPDGVVKGILPDCLGDKGLVMALYRQMVLTRLFDQKAVALQRTGRIGTYASALGQEAIGVAIGSLMAENDVLTPYYRDSAVQLMRGMRMEDILLYWAGDERGSFFSKPAFAQDFPVCVPIATQALHACGAASAFKLRGEPRVCVATCGDGATSKGDFLEALNVAGVWQLPVVFVVNNNQWAISVPRRLQSAARTLADKAVGAGIRGEIVDGNDVFSVYECLKSALNQARRGEGATLIECVTYRLSDHTTADDATRYRDAEETRQAWSQEPVSRLRTYMAGNGFWDDEREQALIAECRHFVDQAVQRFEAVNAQAPASVMDYVYADWPNCLAAQRLELMKRVARRSPGGSHDC; encoded by the coding sequence ATGTCTACTTTTAGGAACTCCTCTCGCTACACCCACTATTTGAGGCCCGATGGCGTTGTAAAGGGAATATTGCCTGATTGTTTAGGCGACAAAGGGCTCGTCATGGCGCTGTACCGGCAAATGGTTCTGACTCGGCTCTTCGATCAGAAGGCGGTGGCCCTACAACGAACCGGCCGCATCGGCACCTACGCCTCTGCATTGGGTCAAGAGGCAATTGGCGTTGCCATCGGCAGCTTGATGGCCGAGAACGATGTGTTGACCCCTTATTACCGCGACTCCGCCGTGCAACTAATGCGTGGTATGCGGATGGAAGACATCCTTCTTTACTGGGCTGGGGATGAACGCGGTAGCTTTTTCTCCAAACCTGCATTCGCCCAGGACTTTCCGGTTTGCGTTCCGATCGCTACGCAAGCCCTGCATGCGTGCGGTGCTGCCAGCGCTTTCAAACTGCGTGGTGAGCCGAGGGTGTGTGTGGCTACGTGCGGTGACGGCGCTACCAGCAAAGGCGACTTCCTCGAAGCCCTAAATGTCGCGGGGGTATGGCAATTGCCCGTGGTGTTTGTCGTCAACAATAACCAATGGGCGATTTCCGTGCCTCGGCGGCTTCAAAGTGCGGCGCGCACCTTGGCTGACAAAGCCGTGGGGGCAGGGATTCGCGGTGAGATAGTCGATGGCAACGATGTTTTTTCGGTTTACGAATGCCTGAAGTCGGCATTGAACCAGGCGCGCAGAGGTGAGGGCGCGACGCTGATTGAATGCGTCACCTATCGGCTCAGTGACCATACGACGGCGGATGATGCCACCCGCTATCGAGATGCCGAGGAAACCCGGCAAGCCTGGTCGCAGGAGCCGGTAAGTCGCTTGCGCACTTATATGGCGGGCAACGGATTCTGGGATGACGAACGTGAGCAGGCACTGATTGCAGAGTGCAGGCACTTCGTCGATCAGGCGGTGCAACGGTTTGAGGCTGTGAACGCTCAGGCTCCCGCGTCGGTGATGGACTATGTCTATGCTGACTGGCCGAATTGCTTGGCTGCACAGCGCCTGGAGCTTATGAAGCGGGTGGCGCGCCGCTCGCCGGGAGGCAGCCATGACTGCTGA
- a CDS encoding NADPH-dependent 2,4-dienoyl-CoA reductase, which produces MTAAAYPHLLAPLDLGFTTLRNRTLMGSMHTGLEEKPGGFERMAAYFAERARGGVGLMVTGGIGPNDEGGVYAGAAKLTTEAEAQKHKIVTQAVHEAGGKICMQILHAGRYAYSPKQVAPSAIQAPINPFKPKELDEEGIEKQIEDFVSCSLLAQVAEYDGVEIMGSEGYFINQFLAAHTNHRTDRWGGSYENRMRLAVEIVRRVREAVGPNFIIIFRLSMLDLVEGGSTWEEIVQLAKAIEQAGATIINTGIGWHEARIPTIATKVPRGAFSKVTAKLRGAVQIPLITTNRINTPEIAEQILAEGDADMVSMARPFLADPEFVNKAAAGRADEINTCIGCNQACLDHTFGGKLTTCLVNPRACYETELNYLPVKQIKKIAVVGAGPAGLAAATVAAERGHQVTLFDSASEIGGQFNIAKRVPGKEEFFETLRYFKRKLQTTHVELCLNTRVDVAQLAAGGYDEIILATGIAPRTPAIPGVENPKVLSYLDVILERKPVGKRVAVIGAGGIGFDVSEFLVHQGVSTSLDREAFWKEWGIDTQLQARGGVAGIKPQPHAPAREVFLLQRKASKVGDGLGKTTGWIHRTGLKNKRVQMLNSVEYLKIDDAGLHIRIGAEGEPQVLAVDNIVICAGQDPLRELQDGLVAAGQTVHLIGGADVAAELDAKRAINQGSRLAAEL; this is translated from the coding sequence ATGACCGCTGCTGCCTACCCGCACCTGCTGGCCCCGTTGGACCTGGGTTTTACCACCTTGCGCAACCGCACCCTGATGGGCTCGATGCACACTGGTCTTGAAGAAAAACCCGGCGGTTTCGAGCGCATGGCGGCGTACTTTGCCGAGCGCGCGCGTGGCGGCGTGGGCCTGATGGTCACTGGTGGCATTGGCCCGAATGACGAAGGCGGGGTGTACGCCGGCGCGGCCAAGCTGACCACTGAGGCAGAAGCGCAGAAGCACAAGATCGTGACCCAGGCGGTGCACGAAGCGGGCGGCAAGATCTGCATGCAGATCCTCCACGCCGGCCGTTACGCCTATAGCCCCAAGCAGGTGGCACCGAGCGCGATCCAGGCGCCGATCAACCCGTTCAAGCCCAAGGAGCTGGACGAGGAGGGCATCGAGAAGCAGATCGAGGATTTTGTCAGCTGTTCGCTGCTGGCCCAGGTTGCCGAGTACGACGGCGTGGAAATCATGGGCTCCGAAGGCTACTTCATCAACCAGTTCCTGGCGGCCCACACCAACCATCGCACCGACCGTTGGGGTGGCAGCTACGAGAACCGCATGCGCCTGGCGGTGGAGATCGTGCGCCGGGTGCGCGAAGCGGTAGGCCCGAATTTCATCATTATTTTCCGCCTGTCGATGCTCGACCTGGTGGAAGGCGGCAGCACCTGGGAAGAAATCGTGCAGTTGGCCAAGGCTATCGAACAGGCCGGTGCGACGATCATCAACACCGGTATCGGCTGGCACGAAGCGCGTATCCCGACGATCGCCACCAAGGTGCCGCGCGGCGCCTTCAGCAAAGTCACCGCCAAGCTGCGTGGCGCGGTGCAGATCCCGCTGATCACCACCAACCGCATCAACACCCCGGAGATTGCCGAGCAGATCCTCGCCGAAGGCGATGCCGACATGGTGTCGATGGCGCGGCCGTTCCTGGCCGACCCGGAGTTCGTCAACAAGGCTGCCGCCGGCCGCGCCGATGAAATCAACACCTGCATCGGCTGCAACCAGGCCTGCCTGGACCACACCTTCGGCGGCAAGCTGACCACCTGCCTGGTCAACCCTCGGGCGTGCTACGAAACCGAGCTGAATTACCTGCCGGTCAAGCAGATCAAGAAAATCGCCGTGGTCGGCGCAGGGCCAGCAGGCCTGGCTGCCGCGACCGTGGCGGCGGAGCGCGGGCACCAAGTGACATTGTTCGATTCGGCCAGCGAAATCGGCGGCCAGTTCAACATCGCCAAGCGCGTGCCGGGCAAGGAAGAGTTCTTCGAAACCCTGCGCTACTTCAAGCGCAAGTTGCAGACCACCCATGTGGAGCTGTGCCTCAACACCCGTGTCGATGTTGCACAACTGGCAGCCGGCGGTTACGACGAGATCATCCTGGCCACTGGCATTGCGCCACGCACACCAGCGATTCCAGGCGTAGAGAACCCCAAGGTGCTGAGCTACCTGGACGTGATCCTCGAACGCAAACCGGTGGGCAAGCGCGTGGCGGTAATCGGCGCGGGCGGCATTGGTTTTGACGTGTCGGAATTCCTTGTGCACCAGGGCGTGTCCACCAGCCTGGACCGCGAGGCGTTCTGGAAGGAATGGGGCATCGACACCCAACTGCAAGCCCGTGGCGGCGTGGCCGGTATCAAGCCGCAACCGCATGCGCCGGCTCGCGAAGTGTTCCTGCTGCAACGCAAGGCCTCCAAGGTCGGCGACGGCCTGGGCAAGACCACCGGCTGGATCCATCGCACCGGGTTGAAGAACAAGCGGGTGCAGATGCTCAACAGCGTCGAGTACTTGAAGATCGACGATGCAGGCCTGCATATCCGCATCGGCGCCGAGGGCGAGCCTCAGGTGCTGGCGGTGGACAACATCGTCATCTGCGCCGGCCAGGACCCGCTGCGCGAACTGCAGGACGGCCTGGTCGCGGCGGGCCAGACGGTGCACCTGATCGGCGGCGCTGACGTGGCGGCCGAGCTGGATGCCAAGCGCGCCATCAACCAGGGCTCGCGCCTGGCGGCCGAGCTGTAA
- a CDS encoding alpha-ketoacid dehydrogenase subunit beta: MTAETISLLEAVNLALHRAMTEDPNVVVMGEDVGINGGVFRATQGLSERFGTGRVIDTPLAETMLGGLAVGMAAQGLKPVVEFQFMGFIYAAMEHLISHASRMRNRTRGRITCPMVVRTPMGGGIHAPEHHSESTEALFAQIPGLRVVVPSSPARAYGLLLAAIDDPDPVIFLEPTRLYRTHTSRFSDDGKRLPLDSCFTLREGNDITLISWGASLLETLKCADALYTQGICAEVIDVGCLKPLDIHTLAASVSKTGRCVIIHEAPRSCAVGAEIAASLYEHVFDRLVAPIVRVTALDIPPPLFRLEHLYIPAVEDILAACSPMFEPRFSTREA; encoded by the coding sequence ATGACTGCTGAAACAATCAGCCTATTGGAAGCCGTGAATCTCGCCCTGCATCGTGCCATGACCGAGGATCCGAACGTCGTGGTGATGGGCGAGGACGTGGGGATAAATGGCGGCGTGTTTCGCGCCACCCAAGGTCTCAGCGAGCGTTTCGGTACGGGTCGCGTAATTGATACGCCGCTGGCGGAAACAATGCTGGGTGGCCTGGCGGTCGGCATGGCAGCCCAGGGGTTGAAGCCGGTGGTGGAGTTTCAGTTCATGGGGTTTATCTATGCAGCCATGGAACACCTGATCTCCCATGCCAGCAGGATGCGCAACCGTACGAGAGGTCGGATCACCTGCCCAATGGTTGTTCGCACACCGATGGGCGGCGGCATCCATGCACCTGAGCATCACAGTGAAAGTACTGAGGCGTTATTTGCTCAAATACCCGGGCTGAGGGTAGTGGTGCCGTCTTCACCTGCCCGGGCATATGGTCTTTTGCTTGCGGCGATTGACGATCCCGACCCGGTGATCTTCCTTGAACCGACTCGCCTGTATCGCACGCACACCTCGAGGTTTTCTGATGACGGAAAACGTCTGCCGCTGGACAGTTGTTTTACTTTGCGCGAGGGCAATGACATCACGCTCATCAGTTGGGGCGCCAGCTTGCTGGAAACGCTTAAGTGCGCAGATGCGTTGTATACACAGGGAATTTGCGCCGAAGTAATCGATGTCGGGTGCCTCAAACCTTTGGATATTCATACATTGGCGGCGTCGGTGAGTAAGACGGGCCGGTGTGTAATCATCCATGAGGCGCCTCGCTCCTGCGCAGTGGGCGCCGAAATCGCAGCGAGCCTATATGAGCATGTGTTCGACCGCCTCGTGGCGCCCATTGTACGAGTGACCGCCCTTGATATCCCACCGCCGCTTTTTCGGCTGGAGCACCTTTATATTCCGGCTGTCGAAGACATCCTAGCGGCGTGCAGCCCTATGTTTGAACCCCGGTTTTCGACCAGGGAGGCGTAA
- a CDS encoding dihydrolipoamide acetyltransferase family protein has translation MKHFNLPDLGEGLHEAQILKWHVQVGDSLEIDQLLVSVETAKAVVDIPAPYAGLVAKTYGEPGDILAVGTPLLSYAMAADAGTVVGRLDTHECSDSDDFFIGASPSTRAFGITAGATVLQGVSRSMVLSMERSAASVVPVSIFADADLYCWRESRDPLMRLIKAVATACRLHPALNCWFERQSLSVKSHGQVDLGIAVNTDQGLFVPVLRGVGSRPTAELKRQLAQLRREARARTLKPADLQGATITLSNFGALSCRYATPIVMPPQVAIIGAGGIREEPVAMNGEVHVHPVLPLSLTFDHRAVTGKQAADFLQALVLALENPDE, from the coding sequence ATGAAACATTTTAATCTTCCGGATTTGGGTGAGGGGCTGCATGAAGCGCAGATTCTCAAGTGGCATGTCCAAGTCGGGGACAGTCTCGAAATCGATCAGCTCCTGGTATCGGTGGAAACTGCAAAGGCCGTTGTCGATATTCCGGCCCCTTACGCCGGACTGGTTGCAAAAACCTATGGAGAACCGGGCGATATTCTGGCGGTAGGTACCCCGTTGCTCAGCTACGCCATGGCCGCGGATGCCGGCACTGTGGTAGGGCGCCTGGACACCCACGAATGCAGTGACAGTGATGATTTTTTCATCGGCGCGTCGCCTTCAACTCGGGCGTTCGGGATTACCGCTGGCGCGACGGTACTGCAGGGCGTGAGCCGGAGCATGGTGTTGAGCATGGAGCGATCAGCTGCGTCTGTTGTACCCGTCAGTATTTTTGCCGATGCTGACTTGTACTGTTGGCGTGAATCGCGTGATCCATTGATGCGCTTGATCAAGGCTGTAGCCACCGCATGCCGTTTACACCCGGCGCTCAACTGCTGGTTCGAGCGGCAATCGCTGTCGGTCAAGTCCCATGGTCAGGTCGACCTGGGCATTGCCGTCAACACCGATCAAGGATTATTCGTGCCGGTGCTGCGTGGCGTTGGCTCGCGACCTACCGCAGAACTCAAACGCCAGCTGGCACAGCTACGTCGCGAGGCCAGGGCTCGAACCCTAAAACCTGCGGACTTGCAGGGCGCAACCATAACGCTTTCGAATTTCGGTGCGTTATCTTGCCGCTACGCCACGCCTATCGTCATGCCCCCGCAAGTCGCGATTATCGGCGCCGGTGGCATTCGTGAAGAGCCCGTAGCGATGAACGGCGAAGTGCATGTGCACCCGGTTCTGCCACTGTCGCTGACGTTCGACCATCGGGCTGTAACGGGAAAACAGGCGGCAGACTTTCTACAGGCACTGGTACTGGCACTGGAAAACCCCGACGAATAA
- a CDS encoding 1-aminocyclopropane-1-carboxylate deaminase/D-cysteine desulfhydrase: MGPFDWLPRAPLEPVQLDWLNGVELAVLRLDRIDPLISGNKWFKLTEHLTLAQQAGARGIISLGGAHSNHLHALAAAGKRFGFATVGLLRGHPQDTPTVLDLKAFGMHLHWLGYGGYRARHEAGFWLPWREQYPEFHPVPEGGGGLAGALGCGVLVEHARTQLSVLGWSDYHAWWLAAGTGTTLAGLALAEAGAHPVYGAMAVPDDHGVAQNIAAIAQGGYELLDASRGGFAKVDPLLLEFIETTEKTCGLPLEPLYTGKALLALKQQIDAGRFLPGTRLIFLHTGGLQGRRGFDA, from the coding sequence ATGGGCCCCTTCGATTGGCTTCCCCGCGCTCCCCTTGAACCCGTGCAGCTGGATTGGCTCAACGGCGTGGAGTTGGCGGTGCTGCGCCTGGACCGCATCGACCCGCTGATCAGCGGTAATAAATGGTTCAAGCTCACCGAGCATCTGACCCTGGCGCAACAGGCCGGTGCCCGCGGGATCATCAGCCTGGGCGGCGCCCATTCCAACCATCTGCACGCGCTGGCGGCGGCGGGCAAGCGTTTTGGCTTCGCCACCGTCGGTTTGCTGCGGGGTCATCCGCAAGACACACCCACCGTCCTCGATCTCAAAGCCTTCGGCATGCACCTGCATTGGCTGGGTTATGGCGGCTATCGTGCGCGGCATGAAGCGGGTTTCTGGTTGCCCTGGCGTGAGCAATATCCTGAGTTTCACCCCGTGCCCGAGGGCGGTGGCGGGCTGGCAGGCGCATTGGGCTGTGGCGTATTGGTCGAACACGCCCGCACGCAGTTGAGCGTGCTGGGTTGGTCCGATTACCACGCATGGTGGCTGGCGGCGGGCACCGGCACCACGCTGGCGGGTTTGGCGCTGGCCGAGGCGGGCGCACATCCGGTCTACGGCGCGATGGCGGTGCCGGACGACCATGGCGTGGCGCAGAACATCGCCGCTATTGCACAAGGCGGATATGAATTGCTCGACGCCAGTCGTGGCGGCTTCGCCAAGGTCGATCCGCTGTTACTGGAGTTTATCGAAACCACCGAAAAGACCTGCGGCCTGCCGCTGGAACCGCTCTACACCGGTAAAGCGCTACTGGCGTTAAAGCAGCAGATCGACGCCGGGCGCTTTCTCCCCGGCACTCGCCTGATTTTCCTCCACACCGGCGGTTTACAAGGCCGCCGCGGGTTTGACGCCTGA